The DNA sequence GTTCGTtttgatattcttttttttttttcctgtctgGGTTTAGCACTGACTTGGGCCTATGGCTTTTAAACGGgccaatattttatttttaatattatttttattttagaatttaaaaaaattaaattatttattatatttttatataaaatttgataaaattataataatgaaatgaaaatagataaaatgagatgttttgtatATCCAAATTCACCCTAACCGACATGAGACCAATAATAAGTTCTTAGACCATAATAAGGGGTTTAAAGGTTGAGTTTCATCATCTGAAAGTCATGACTTGTGTAGTCCTCTTCATGATCAGGTAGTAccatgtaatttattaaaaaaatatattcaaattaaaaggcgtctgaaaatataaaaatagcaagattgaattttaaattttctattctttttgtgtttgtattttaaatttttgtaataaacCACTTAGCATCAAATAGTGGATATGCGTTAAAAATGCCATATGAGTGGTAAGCTTTATATGCCAAAGTAACATTATCTTTTGGGGTTTCTTTAGGACTTTAAGGGTTTAATGTGTTAGGATTTTAAGGGTTTAATGTGTTTTGTTTGTAAAATAAGAgtgcatatatgtatgtatgtatggtcGCGCTACTACCGCCTTTAATAGACCGTTGAAGCTTATCAATATATATGGCATTCCATTTGACATGCCACATCAATAGTCTTAAAAAGGACAATATTAAGATGACTCTTAattaggggtgattaacggtccggtcggaccgaccggaccgaccgtttcggttcgaaccggactggaccgagacttagaccggtccggtccggtccatattttagaggaccgaaatcattcggtccggtccacggtttTTTCGGACaagatcggaccggaccgaatgaaaaattaaaaaatatatatattttatatataataattgtacaattaacaatataaatttttaaatatattattaatacttgttaatattatataaattaacaatattttatatatatcttcatttaacctatcactattaacaatataaaattttaaatatactattaacacttgttaatattctatgaattaataaatatataatatcaattagttaattatatagtaattatataaattaataatataattttcatctaatttattattattgaccatataaaatattttttattgagtttgttacataatccacattaataagtcacttaatttaatttagtattttaaataaatttttttattaattatttaaaaaaaaagggtggaccgactggaccgggtgttcggtccggtccggtccggaaaaataatggaccaaaaattttcggtccatcgccggaccggaccggaccgaaccgtttgcagccctactcTTAATCGTGCCCACCAAATATAACTCTAGtgtaattacaattttttttcttttttctttcaaacattttttaaaaatgaactagaaaaatacacaaattctCTAATAGTTATttacttaaccattaagaaataaaataaaataaactagtAGACATATTTAGGTCTTGTTTAGATTTAgaaaacatctcaactcatctaatctaatcattataattttctcaaattctcaaacaaaatataataaacaattaaactttttcaaatcttaaaacaaaaataataatctaataatattttattcaactttcatcttatatcatcacatcacatctcatctcattttgatTGACATATTTGTGAGTcgcattttccttaaaaaacaaaaaacaaagaaacaacacaaAATCGAGCGGGAGATGGTTGTTATGCCAGGAATGGTTCCCTTCTTCAGCCTCTTCCAAGAGATATCTCCCCAATTATTCTCTCGAATCTCACATTTCACGCTTTTTCTCTACTTAATCGGTGCGATATCTCTCCCCATCTTGCACGTCAAATGATTAATTTTAGGGTTAATGCTCTTCCCAATCTTGTGGTTAGTTTCTCTCCCCATCTTTCATGGATACACTTAGAAATTTGTTTGGATTATGATCGATACTTGTGCTTAGTTTCTTGATGGCGTcgttgtacaattttttttttttcaaaaagaactTCATCTACCTCTTGCTCACGAGTGATTTTTGTTTGTCTAATTTTTActtcaattcttctatatacaaccgCTGGTGTGAAACCAGCACGGAACTGGCTGACGTGGCAGTGCCACGTCAactgataatttaaaaaaaaaagggtgggaGGGTGGGGGGGAAACGAATGAAATGTGTAGAAAGAGAGGGAAACGGAAACAAAAAGAAGCCAAAGCCCCTTGCTCAAGCTGAACTCAGAGACCCATCCTCATAAGGATTTCATATATCGTCGTCGTCGACTAAAGAATCGGTTGTTGCGGTCGCTGTTCGTCACATATTTCAGATCTGAGCCAGCATCGACGTGGGTCTGCTCTTGATTTCCATATATGCTTCTTCCATTGCATAACAACAGAGTATTTCTTTATCttgttttagatttgattttttgttgttcttcACATATTCTCATGTATATGTCTTTTACTGGTGAGTATGTTCCTTTTGGATTCATGTACCTGCTCTTTTGTTTGAGTTTCTCctaacaaataaaatacatttcgGTTGTTGCACTTTTTGTTTGCTAAAATGCTTTTGCTTATAAAACCATTTTAGACCATGAATGGTTCTTCAGAATACTGGTCACAATAATTACTTCAGAACCCACTGGTCGCTCATTCAAACaagtccaaaaatatattaatagggATCGATACATGTCCCCTATAGAAGCAGTTGAATATGGAATAATCAATGGAGTTATCGATAGGGATAGCATTACTCCTCTAATGCTTGTGCCAGAAAGGGTAAAATCAAGACTAAATAATGAGGAAACTAGTAAAGATCCAATGAAGTTCTTGGCACCTAATGTTCTGGACCATGAGACATACTAGCTTTGGGTATATGTTACAGTTATAATACTTGAATTTGCTTTCAAGTAAACAAGTTTAGCTTTACTTTAAACAAGCCTTATGCTTTATGTCGGAGTTTCGGATTTTGCTTTTCGAAGCCTACTTCTCTGTTTCTACCTAGTTACTTGTGAAATCAAACGTCAGGAAATCGTACGAATAATATTTGcagtaataattataaattagtcaGGAGATTTCTGATAACTAGTGAGATTTCAATTCCaagttctcttttcttttcgtttcaTTTGTTCAGTTTCATCCAGTGCTCGATAAATCTTTTTGTAGTAATACGACCCCAtgcatcttttttgtttttgttagaaTCTCGGTTGGTCCAAGCTCATGATAAATAAGcccaaaaagataaataaatagataaaaacaaaatatgtggATATAAATGGCCTTGTTCAAAGTTTCAAATCTCGATTTGAAATCGCAACTTCCCCAACCCTTGCGTCTTCAAGGATGAAATCAACTCTAGTCAGAATTTTAACCTCGCCTTGGTTAATCccttttctctaattttttcccTACACAAGCCAACAGTCGATTCAGATCTGGAGAAGAAAGTGAGAAGAGGGTTTACCAACAATTGCCTCTTCTCGGTTGCAATCCCTCTTAATCTCTCTAgttgtttcttcttctcttattcTCCCTCGTGTTTTCTCCAGAGGATATACAAAAATGCCCagattatttttttgatgattGTACAAAATGCCCAGGTGATGCGAGAGAAAGAATAAGAAGAGaaagaatagagagagaaaaaaaaaagaaatcgcGGGAGAGAAagtgggaagaagaagatagagacgtgagagagagaagaagaagagagaaataaatcaCGGGAGATAAAGAGGAAAGAATAAGGCAGAGACGCGAGAGACAGAATTaagaagagaataaaaaagagaCGCGGGAGAGAAcgagggaagaagaaagaaagaaatcacaaaAGAGGGAGccgaaaataataaataattcgttTAGACTTGGTACAGTTCTTTTCATCTTTagaaataaagatgaaaatattgtAGATCAAATTTCATATGAAATGTATTTGGCTAATTCACTATGGGTCAattatctataaaattatttaaatttaaagatgaaatagaCTTTGAAGAAGCCGATGTGGATGTTGAGGTGGAGGGTCAATATCGACAATTTATATTTGTTGCATTGACTTGAAAATTTCATCCACAGAAAATGGAATGCTACATTTGGAAGTTATAAGAGTGTTGgaaaatgtcatccacatatagaaTGCATGAAATCAAGAGATGACATAAAAAACATGCAAATGCTGAAAAATTTACCTCGAGTCATCATCCAATAAGGAAGAACCTCTTACAACATTGTTGAGTCCTCGATCATCATAACTCTCATACTTGAAATAACCTccaataagaatatttttcttacagGTGAGTTGTTTCGTGGGCAAGTTTGAGCCCTATCAAGTATCGGAGCGAAACTCATTACTCTCGATCGAGCGCCTAGTGGGCTTATGAGTGATTTGGTTTATTCCTAGAGCATAAATGATTTGTTCTATCCAAATTATTGGTATGTTTTTCTACGAAGTTTACAAggcatttatatattttttctatttttatttcaacaagtaaaaaataataacttgaAACTTATTGACCTAATATTAGCATAAAGTTCATTAAACCAAGtagtattaacaaaaaaattgtgcaataaaaaaaattaaacagttCAAGAAAAAGGTTAAAAAGTTTATTAACCATAAATTAATGTTGCCTATGACGTACATAATGGACTCCCCCTATGTAATAAActgataacataaaaaatactcaaacttATGTGTATGTGTTATAAgtaaaactattaaaaattaaaaataatatttttgtccaTTCTTAAATAGTTGACATTTCTTATccatgagataaaatatttataattatgaattatgtAATCGTtgcataatcactttaaaaaaaataaataaaagatgagatccacattaaaaaaattaattttttaatttagactctactctttttcaaaatgattacgtgaCGTTTATgcacttcacgattatatatagaattacttattatataacTGAGTCTTTAGAAAGGGATCGAGGTAGAAATATAGAATCTCtctacttattattattattattattattttggattacTCTCTGCTTAAATTTGTACATATGAGATAATCTTTTAGTAAGTCAATAATATTCTTCAATCCAAATTCTCCCACCAATCTATTTATCACAATACGACTACTCAAATGAATGTCTTGTTAAAACGTATGCTATTTTGTCAAGAAAGTGAAGTTACATATCGTTAAGGACAAATTGAGAAATAGAACGGGAGTTTCTAACAGGGAGTtaaataagagttttttttatagtattagtCGGTATGGATGACATTTTATCCATAACGCTTGTACGGTAAAATTTGATCTTTAATatctaaaatttatcttataaataaaatcacgcTATATAAATAAGGTGGAATGTGTATTCTGAAAATcgatttgtaaatatatattttaaagcaAATCGACTTCAAATAAGGCACAATCTCATTAGAAAGAacaatactaaattaaataaaaataagatcaaTACTCCGATCTTACAAAATATCAAAGTAGAGGTACTAAtctataaaataagaatttactAGTgaaaaaatacagagaaaatcTCAGATGccgatttatgaaaaatgataaaataaaatttgaaatttgatcgattttatttttcattttccccACTTCCCGAGCatgttttaaatcattttaaaataattcgaGAACTgagaaaattagtttggatattgaaaatgtttcatctcattttatcattacaaattttttaaatttttacataaaaaataataaacaattcaattttttttttaaattttaaaacaataacaatattaaaaaataatattattataagataaatttttctCTTAGAAAAGACTCACAGGAACTTAGCTCAGAAACCCAACCCAATGGGGGTCTTACTCAAGCAAGGAGCTAACTGCCAACTAGGGAGAGATGCCGTCTGGTTGACAAAACAACTCGACCTGATACATTGGCAGTCTCCCTCGAGAACAGATTATGTACATGATACATGAGAAATGTGGAAGACTCTCGATTCATCAGCATTAAATCATCAACAACTCACATAAACCAGATTGAAGCTCAGGGAGCCACCATAATTATGAAGCCAACACGGAGCCACGTCACATATAAAGACtctgacaaaatgaacaatACATGAAATCTGGATTTCATGGAAGTTGGCATGATCTGCCCTTCAAACCTGTAATATAAATAACTGAttccaaatataaaaaaatctctatgatccctaaatttttttacttatttattatactcCAAAAACACTTATTGAATTTGACATCGGAAGCTCCTGGCTCCTAGGCTTTCCTCtcaaaattgtatatattattttctttgcaaGACTTATTGCGAAGATctaaattattagaattttgtaTAAAAGTATGGGaaacataatattaataattataataatattttatttaaatttttagttttatttaaaatcatctcatccaaacggttaataaagaaaataaaaagtagctTACTGGGAAAGCATCCTCCTTATCTCAACATAGGGGATGAGAATTGTCCGAGAGAGACGGAGGGACGGAGTGCTCGAATAAAGTAAAAACACTAGAAACCACACCCTATAAAAATTGTAACCGGAATGTGCAAAATGTgcgtttcatttcatttccagCCTCGCTCTTTCACCAAGAAGGTCTAAAAAAGACAGCGCCCACTGCAATGGCCGCCTCTTCCTTCTCCATCTTCCAACCCTACTCTCTCTCCGTCAAACCCAAAACCCCCACTCCTCCAAACCCACCTCCTAAATGTCATTCCTTTCCAATCAAAGCGTCCACTCACTCTACTCCTTCCCCTACTCCACCAAAGCACACAGTATCCAAGCCACGCCGCCCCGCTGACGAGAACATTCGCGATGAGGCCCGCCGCAACAACCACATCCACTCCCACCGCTTCTCCGCCAAGTACGTCCCATTCAACGCCGACGCTTCGGCATCCACGGAGTCTTACTCCCTCGACGACATCGTCTACCGCTCCCAATCCGGCGGCCTCCTCGACGTTCAGCACGACATGGCCGCCCTGAAAAACTACGACGGCAAATACTGGCGCGACCTCTTTGATTCCCGTGTCGGCAAGACAACGTGGCCCTATGGCTCCGGCGTCTGGTCCAAAAAGGAGTGGGTCCTTCCCGAGATCGACAGCGACGACATCGTCAGCGCCTTCGAGGGCAACTCCAACCTCTTCTGGGCCGAGCGTTACGGGAAACAGTTCCTGGGCATGAACGACCTCTGGGTCAAACACTGTGGGATCAGCCACACTGGGAGTTTCAAGGATCTAGGCATGACCGTGCTAGTGAGCCAAGTCAATCGCCTCCGCAAAATGAACCGCCCTGTCGTTGGTGTCGGATGTGCCTCTACCGGAGACACCTCCGCCGCTCTCTCAGCTTATTGCGCCGCCGCCGGAATCCCATCCATTGTCTTCTTGCCCGCAAATCGAATATCGATCGCTCAGTTGGTTCAACCAATCGCGAACGGTGCATTCGTTTTGAGCCTCGACACAGATTTCGACGGCTGTATGCGGCTAATCCGGGAGGTAACCTCAGAATTGCCTATTTATTTAGCGAATTCGCTGAACAGTTTGAGATTAGAGGGTCAAAAAACCGCGGCAATTGAGATATTGCAACAGTTTGATTGGCAAGTACCCGATTGGGTCATAGTCCCGGGCGGAAATCTCGGGAACATATATGCGTTTTACAAAGGGTTCCACATGTGTAAAGAGTTAGGCCTTGTTGACAGGATTCCCAGGCTTGTTTGTGCTCAAGCGGCAAACGCGAACCCACTGTACTTGCATTTCAAATCAGGGTGGAAAGATTTCAAGCCTGTGAAAGCGAACACCACGTTTGCGTCCGCCATTCAAATTGGCGATCCGGTTTCGATTGATAGAGCGGTGTATGCGATTAAGAAGTCAAATGGGATCGTCGAGGAGGCAACCGAGGAGGAATTGATGGACGCAATGGCGCAGGCGGACTCGACTGGGATGTTTATATGTCCGCATACGGGGGTGGCATTGACAGCCTTGATTAAGTTAAGGAATAGTGGGGTGATAGGGCCTACGGATCGGACGGTGGTGGTAAGCACGGCGCATGGGTTGAAGTTTACGCAGTCGAAGACTGATTATCACTCCAAGAACATCAAGGATATGGCGTCTCGGTTTGCGAACCCGCCCGTGCATGTTGAAGCGGATTTCGGGTCTGTTATGGATGTATTGAAGAAGTATTTGCTGAGCAAGGCACCTAAGCATTAGGCCTGACTGTGAGCGCGGTAGGTTCTGCTCATGTACTTTATCTCCTTCTCATTTGGTTTGGTGGGCATTTGTGTTATCATTTTGTTTGCTTCGCTGGACGACAAGGAAGTGGTTatggtaaaataaaaaacaaagaatctTTTTTTAGTCCTTTGCTGGTAGGAAGAGGTCCAAGTAGTAAGGCAGCATCCGACTTTGGATGAGTTCGTTGTCATTTGAATTCGGCGGCGTTTCTGCTGGTGAGCTTTTAGTTTAAAGTACTTACATGTGGTTTATGTGCTGTTGTTTGTTGGAGAATACTCTTGCGTTTTTCGCTGTTGTATGGTATCTAATGCTTAGTAGGAGAGATGAATTTCCGCTTTTTCAGTATTTACGTGCTTCAAGAAGCATTTGTAGTTGTTCTCTAGCACGCGTTTAACTTGTTGGGTCCAGATATGTGGAGCTGCATTTATGGAGTGACTTTGATGGcctatgattttgaatttgcACATTTCCTTCTTGAAATCAATTTATTATTACGTCTTTGATCATTAAGCAAATTTCACTTTATAACCTCTTGGACTGCATTTGAAGGTCTATCTAACAAGTTTCAGGAGACCTGCTTCAGATAGTCTTGGTCGCATTCACTTTTTAATCTCCTCTGCCTTTTAGTAACCTAAGATCAACTGCAGAGTCGTGGCTATGCACTCTGAATGAGCTAATTTAATTCACGACAATTCTAGTGGCCATTCAGTTGCTGTTGGCTGACTGCATGATGAATCTGAGTtccttcttcattcttcttcatACACGCACGCGCGCTCacacaatgtatatatatataaaacttgagTCACATGGGTTGGTTGTAGAAAGGATCCAATTCCAGGTCGAAATCTGCAAAAGTTACTATCTTTTGGAGATTAGAATACCTCTCAAGATGAGGGAGAAGTTGTAAGgtaaatattgtaatttttttatttcctcctAATATAATCAACTGGTGTGGAAGGAAACACTTGATACTTCGCAGAGGAACTATGCAGTTTCTTGCTTCAATAAATTGATTCATTCACAATGATCCTTGCCTTTGTTAGCTGTATTTAGATTTGGAATAAATAAGTTATTGGGGTGAGTTCCTGATTCATTTTAGCCAAAACAACatacaaaatgtgataatacACTGCTTCGTTTTGTTGTTTAAGTTAATTCTTCCTTCTGGCTTCGGAAGGCTTTGCCTATGGCTGGCACACAGCCGCGACAGAGGGCGAGCTTTGTACAGAAGTTGTATATTGAAACCCCCCGGCCCATCGCTGAAAGGACTGatggaatattgatgatttgataataaaaaaattctatatataaccgTATTGTGTCTCCGTTGCGGCATTGCATCCCACGTGGTAAAAAAAAAGAGGGTATCATTTCGTAACATTGCAGCTCGAAGACAAAAGTGCCTCTCGTCTCCCCCATTTCACCCCAcattttgtctttctattttcatattcttcttctcccttctgTCACGATTATCCTTCGTCTTTGAGAAAGCCACGTATCCATCCACGGATTCTTGCCGAGCTTGCGCAACAAATAGCATAACCTGATGCGATTTTCCCATCTCACAATCTTCGAGCCAGTTTTTGGGCCAAGTTCTAGAACAGAAGATGGCTTGGtaaaagataatataatcctTTTGAGGAGTTTTTTTGGTATGGCGTGTGCATTATCCATGGTTTTATTGaactttctttttccatttttggcTATTTCAGCACTGTCTCCTAGTTTTACTTCTTGAGCTTCCAACATTATGGAGTCCGAACCCATATCGAACCAAACTATTCTCAAAAGTCCAATTCCTCTTCCGAACTAAAATTTTTCTCAAGATATTGAAAGCAATAAAAAcgacataaatatatatattaaactttacAGAAAGTATTCAGTTCCCCAAAAGACCGATCAACTCAGCATGGTTTTCTCTATTCGTGATCTtgcatattttgaaaaataaaaaaagcatcGTTCAACTGCTAATAAACCAGAGAagagagaaattgagagagTTTTTGTTGGACTAGCAGCAAGTTATGCTgaattgtgagagagagagagagagagagagagagagagagagggggggggggggagaagaaAAGTCCAGGCAAAGACGAAAAGTTTGCTTTCACTCTAACGCATCCAACCCAGCCACAGATTTCATTTTTGGGTTTCCCTCAtttctgcatttttttattcttttttttttaatattattgggaTTGACGTGGCAGTCAGCCTGTATCGCGGCGGGGATGCATCTCGGTTGTCCCTATAATTTCTGTTTGATAATGCGACACGTGTGCTTTTCAGGTAAATATTGATGGAGCTGCACTACTGTGCCGCTTGCAGCTTACCGTTGCAAGTGGCTGTTAGTGTAAaagtttttattcaatttttttattcacatctttttatcattttaaaatattttaaaaatatatataaaaaaaatacattaatacattaaaaattactttcttaatcattaagtaaaaaaaaaaaacaaaacaaaattcactAAGCGGTTAAACGGAGCGGTAAATATTGGGTGGCAGAGTAGTTTTTTTCATATTGATGATACCCTTACACCTATTTTACTAGTACTTTAttatataactatttttttccttttgccctttaaatttagattaaaaatcttAGCATATGACTTTCTTTTAtagtttagaataaaataaattcaatcaattaatgtaatcatataattgatttttaattaatttacatgattacattagttgattgaatttatttttttaaagagtaaaggaaaaaaaaaaagaaaaagatagctGGATAGGAAAAGTAAAGAAGGTATACGGGTATATTATCCAAAAAATGGGTTTGAAGAATCAGAAGACTCAAAAaggaaaagtttaaaatataaattttcaagattttggtAATATAATGCTCGGGGGTGGGCCTCGACCTATGCAAGTTCGGAGAGGCTTACATTTCGAACCCAAACATAAAATGTCAGCCCAAGCAGCGTAGATAACTGCATGGTCCTCTTGGCTTGAGTGCGGTGTCACGAGGTGTTCGGCGCGAGTCCAAAACAGTCTTTTGACTGATGTCTATTGtccagtctttttttttttttttctaagtctTCGGGTTTCTTGTTTGTGGTTGTCCAATCCATAGGGTTTTTACATGACTGATAATGTAAAATCGGTGAACCTTGAAAAGGTTTTCAAGGAACCtcgtaaattagaaaaaaaaaattaatagtggAACTAGTATAACAATTCAATAAAAGAGcctgtagttttttttttttaataaaaacatactACATTAATATAATTcgctttatatataatgtatatttcgttaaaatattattttttaaaaatttcaataaatataagGAATCTTTGTAGGTTTCTTCAAACAAATATGCCGTGAAGAGCCAATAGTACGAAGCAATCTAAGAAGATAAATTGTTGGCGTTCCGAAGAGAGAAGTGAAAGAGCGAGGAAAAGAGGGAAGCCTGAGAAGAGGCAGATTGAAGAAAGACGCtagataagagaagagaaagaagcaaTCTCTATCACCTTGCCCTTGATTCCATAGCAATAACGTGAACATAATCAAGTTAAGACTTACGAGCTATTGACATTAATGCTCGACAAATCTGGTACCGTACGAGTATATGTTACATATATAAAGAAGACAACTTGGCACACCATGAACAGGTTCCAATCTGGTATCATCTGTCTTGCaggtaatttataaaataaaaaaattattcatcattttaatttttattatcctttcatcatctcataatatgatattaaataataaatttataagtgaaatataataaataatttataatcatttaatattgtaTCACAAGacgataaaaaattataaaattcccAAAATTCACCAACATTCTACGTGCCATTACTCCTAACAATTATTTCGGTCGGATGCCATTACTTCTAATAACTCTCgctctaaaattatattcaaatcgGCATTGCATCTCCATTTTACCACTTTCCCATCTGTCACACAATAACTGGACCTCTACTCTCTCAAATGCCCAAGCACACCC is a window from the Juglans regia cultivar Chandler chromosome 7, Walnut 2.0, whole genome shotgun sequence genome containing:
- the LOC109002004 gene encoding threonine synthase, chloroplastic-like, which gives rise to MAASSFSIFQPYSLSVKPKTPTPPNPPPKCHSFPIKASTHSTPSPTPPKHTVSKPRRPADENIRDEARRNNHIHSHRFSAKYVPFNADASASTESYSLDDIVYRSQSGGLLDVQHDMAALKNYDGKYWRDLFDSRVGKTTWPYGSGVWSKKEWVLPEIDSDDIVSAFEGNSNLFWAERYGKQFLGMNDLWVKHCGISHTGSFKDLGMTVLVSQVNRLRKMNRPVVGVGCASTGDTSAALSAYCAAAGIPSIVFLPANRISIAQLVQPIANGAFVLSLDTDFDGCMRLIREVTSELPIYLANSLNSLRLEGQKTAAIEILQQFDWQVPDWVIVPGGNLGNIYAFYKGFHMCKELGLVDRIPRLVCAQAANANPLYLHFKSGWKDFKPVKANTTFASAIQIGDPVSIDRAVYAIKKSNGIVEEATEEELMDAMAQADSTGMFICPHTGVALTALIKLRNSGVIGPTDRTVVVSTAHGLKFTQSKTDYHSKNIKDMASRFANPPVHVEADFGSVMDVLKKYLLSKAPKH